DNA from Thermus oshimai DSM 12092:
GCGGTAGCCGAAGCCGAGCTCCTGGGGCTCGTAGATCTGGAAGCGCCCCCCGTGGAAGATCTCCACCGCCTCCAGGGCGTCCGCCATCTCCCCGAAGCGGGTGCCCGCGTTCATCTTCACCGCCCCCCCCACCTGGGCGGGGATGCCGAGAAGGCCCTCCAGCCCCGAAAGCCCCTGGCGGGCGGCCTCCTGCACCAGAAGGGGGAGGAGGGCCCCCGCCCCCACCCACCCCTTCAGGTCCCATTCCGCGAAGACCCCCGAAAGGCGGATCACCCGTTCCTCCACCCCCTCGTCCATCACCAGGAGGTTGGAGCCGTTGCCCAGGACCCGGTAGGGGGCTTCCGTGGCTTTTTTGAGGTCCTCCGGGGTCTCCACGGTCCAAAGCTCCGCCGGGCCCCCCACCCCTAGGGTGGTGTAGTCCTTTAGGAGCACGCGCTCAACCCTCATGGACCAGCCTCTCCCCCAGGCGGTTCACGTCCCCTGCCCCCATGGTAAGCCAGAGGTCTTCCGGGCCCAGGTGCGCGCGGGCGTAGGCCAGGGCCTCCTCCTTCCCCAGGAAGCGGGCCTCCCTCCCCAGGGCGGATAGCCTCTCCGCAATCCGCCGGGCCAGCCCTTCCGCGTCCCCCCTCTCCCCGGCGGTGTAGACGGGGAGGACCACCACTTCGTCCGCCAGGGTTAGGGCCTCGGCGAAGGCCTCCCAGAGCTCCTCCGTGCGCAGGATGCGGTGGGGCTGGAAGAGGACCCGGACCCTCCTTCCCAGGCCCCGGGCGGCCTCGAGGGTGGCCCGCACCTCCGTGGGGTGGTGGGCGTAGTCGTCCACCACCAAGGCCCCCCGCACCTCCCCCAGGCGCTGGAAGCGCCGCCCCACCCCGGGGAAGCGGGAAAGGCCTTCCCGGATGGCCTCCGGCCCCACCCCGAAGCTCAGGGCGGCGAGGCCCGCGGCCAGGGCGTTTTGGACGTTGTGGGCCCCGGGGACCTTGAGCTCCACCGGCCCCAGGTCCTCTCCCTCGTAGACCAGGTGGAAGCGGCTTCCCAAGGGTAAGCGCTCCACCCCTTCCGCCCAAAGGGCCCCGCCCCGGCCGAAAAGCCTCCGGGGAAGCCCCTGGGAAAGCCCCAGGAGGAGGGGGTCCTCCGCGGGGAGGACGACCACCCCCGCCCGTTCCAGAAAGCCCCGCATGGCCTCTTTCAGCGCGGCGAAGCTCGGGTGGTAGTTGGGGGCCATCACCCCTTGGGGGGCCACGTGGTCGGCCTCGAGGTTGGTTACCACCGCCACCCCCACCGCCACTTCCCGGAAGAGGGGGTCGGACTCGTCCACCTCCGCCAGGCGGGGGCCCCTTCCGTAGCGGGCGTTTCCGGGAAGGAGGCTTAACTCCCCTCCCAGGAGGACCCAGGGGTCCAGCCCCGCGGCGAGGAGGATGCTGGCCAGCATCCCCGTGGTGGTGGTCTTGCCGTGGGTGCCCGTGACCCCCAAGGAGGGCTTTTCCCCAAGGAGGTCCTTTAGGAGCTCCATGCGCCTCAAGACCTTAAGCCCCCGGGCCCTGGCCCCCTCCACCTCGGGGTGGTCCAGGGGGATGGGGGTGGGGACCACCAGGGTGTCCTCGTCCCCCAGGTGCTCGGGGCTGTGCCCCCGGTGCACGGGGACCCCCAGGGCCCTGGCCTTGGCCCCGGGGGCCAGGTCGCACCCCGTGACCCCGTGGCCCTCGGCCAGGAGGAGCCTTGCCAGGGCGCTCATGCCCACGCCCTCAATCCCCATGATGTGGAACTTCCTCATAGCGCCTCCAGCCAGTCCGCAAGCCGCCCGGCTGCGCCCTCGGGCGAGAGGGCCGAAAGGGCCTTTTGGTACTGCTCTTTGCCTTCCAGCATCTCCATCACCTGCGCCCCAAGCCGCCCGAACTCCCCTAGGGCCATCCCCCCGGATCGGGCGTAGGCCAGGGCGTTGGCCCGCTGGGCCCCCCCGTCCAGCTTAGGGTCTAAGGGGAAGAGGAGGGCGGGGAGGCGGTGGAAGGCGGCCTCCGCCAGGGTTCCCGCCCCGGCCCGGGCTAGGAGGAGGTCCGCGGCGCTCATGGCGAGGGGAACGTCCACGAAGCCCTGGACCCGGTAGTGCTCCTCCTCCAGTGCCTGGTAGCGCTCCGCCCAGCGGGGCCCCACCTGGTGGAGGACGGGGAGGCCCAAGGGTTTCAGGAGGGGCGGGAGCTTCTCGTTGAGCTCGAGGCTCCCCTGGCTCCCCCCGAGGACCAGGAGGAGGGGCTTATCCTCGGGGAAGCCGAGCCTGCGCTTGGCCTCCCCTTGGGGGTAGCGCACCTCCCGCACCGGGTAGCCCACCACCCGCGCCTTCTTTTCCAGGAAGGGGGGGAGGGGGGTGGGGAGGCTCAGGGCCAGGCCCCGGGCCCTTAAGGCCAGGGCCCGCGCCGCCAGGCCCAGCTTGGCGTTTTGCTCGTGGAGGAGGAGGGGGATCCCCATCCCCGCCCCCACCCAGCCCCCGGGAAAGCCCGCGTACCCCCCGGTGGAGAGGATGGCCTTGGGGCCCACCTCCTCTAGCACCCTCCGGGCCCTCCTGAGCCCCTCCCTGAGCTTCCAGAACTCCCCCGGCCGGAAGGCGCTCCGGTCCAGCTTCCCCGCTGGGATGAGGGCGTGGGGGAGGCCGCTTTGGGGGAGGAGGGTGGCCTCGAGGCCCCCCTCGGCCCCCAGGTAGAAGACCTCGTGCCCCCTCTTCCTTAGGGCCTCGGCCACCGCCAGGGCGGGGAAGAAATGCCCCCCCGTTCCCCCCCCGGTCAGGAGGAAGCGGGCCATGCCTTCCCCCCTTTCCGGCCCTCCCGCTCCAGGGAGAGGAGAAGCCCCAGGGCGAGCCCCGAAACGAGCAGGGAGCTTCCCCCGTAGGAGATGAGGGGCAGGGGCATCCCGGTCACGGGCAGAAAGCCCAGGGTGACCCCGATGTTGAGGGCCGCCTGCAGGGTGAGGTACAGGGTGAGCCCCATGGCCAAGACCCCCTCCCCCCCGGGGAGCTTTAGGGCCACGGAAAGCCCCCGCAGGAAAAGGAGGAGGTACAGGAAGAGGACCATGGCCCCCCCCAGCCACCCCATGGCGAAGACCACGCTGGCGAAGACCATGTCGTTGTGGGCTTCGGGGAGGTGGGGGAGGTTCCCCCCGGGCCCCTGGCCCAAGGGCCCCGCCAGGAGGATGGCCTTCTGGGCCTGGAGCACCTGGTAGGCCGTTTCCTTGGGGCTGGCCTCCCCCTTGAGGTAGGCCAAGAACCCCCCGAAGCGCTCGGAAACGTACTGGAAGCGGCTGAGGTAGGCCCCGGCGAAGGGGGCCACCACCAAAGAGCCCGCCAGGCCGATGGCGATGAGCCGCCGCCAGGGCACCCCGGCCAGGATCAGGAGGAGGGTGGCCAGGGTGGCCAGGAAAAGGGCGGTGGAGAAGTCCGGCTCCACCAGGATGAGCCCCACCGTGGAGCCCACCAGGAGGACCGGCCCCACGATGGGGTAGTCGTTCCCCTTGCGCTTCACGAAGGAGGCCAGGTAGGCCACCACCGCCACCTTGGCCAGCTCCGAGGGCTGGAAGCCGAAAGACCCCAGGTAAAACCACCGCCGCACCCCTCCCGGGCCATCCCCGAGGAGGAGGACCAGGGCGAGGAGGGCCAGGGTGGAAAGGAGGAGGCCAAACGCCCCTTTAAGGAGGAGCCTGGGGGGAATCAGGCTTCCCGCCAGCAGGACCAGGAGGGCCAGGCCCACCCTTAGGAGGTGCCCCGAAAGGAGGCCGGGTTCGGCCACCCCCACCCCCAAAAGGCCAAAGGCCAGGAGGAGGAGGCCGGTCAGGAGGAGGATGGGGTCCACGGCTCACCTCCCATCTCCAAGACCGCCTCCCGGAAGGCCTGGGCCCGGTCCCGGTAGTCCCGGAACTGGTCAAAGCTGGCCGCCAGGGGGGCGAGGAGAACGCTTCCCTCCTCCAGCCGCTTCAGGGCCTCCGCCACCGCCCGCCGCATGGCCGCCCTGCCGTCCTTTTCGGGGATCTCCACCACCTCCACCCCCCCTAGGGCCCGGGCCAGGCGGGGCCCGTCCCGGCCGATGGCCAGGACCACCCGCACCCGGGGGAGGAGGGGCCTTAGGGGCTCCAGGTCCGCCCCCTTGTCCTCCCCCCCAAGGATCCAGGCGATGGGCGGGGGGGCCGCCCCAAGGGCCGCGGCCACGGAGGGGGTGCGGGTGGCGATGGAGTCGTCGATGAAGACCACCTTCCCTTTGCGGGCGAAGGTCTGGAAGCGATGGGCGGGCTCGGGGAGGGTTTCCAGGCTCCGCCTTAGGGCCCCTTCGTCCAGACTCCGGCCCAGGAGCTCCAGGTAGGCCCGGGTGGCCTCGAGGGCCGCTCTGAGGTTGGTCTCCCTCGCGGTTTCCCCGGGAGCAAAGGGGTAGAGGCGGGCGGGGCTCGTTAGGGCCGCTTCCCGCACCTTGGGGTCCATCTCGTTGTAGACCAGGGCGTCTTCGGGGGTGAGGTTTTTCAGGAGGTTGAGCTTGGCCCCGTGGTAGGCCTGAAGGCTCCCGTGCCGGTCCAGGTGGTCCACCCCCAGGTTCAAGAGGACGGCCACCCGGGGCCGGAAGCGCACCACCCGCTCCAGCTGGAAGCTGGAAAGCTCGGCCACCGCCACCTCCGCTTCGTCCACCACGCTCACCAGGGGCGGATCCACGTTCCCCCCCTCTAGGGCCCCCAGGCCCTGCCCCCTCAGGAGGTGGGCGGTGAAAAGGGTGGTGCTGGTCTTCCCCGCGGTGCCCGTGATGCCGATGATGGGGGTTTGGCTCATGCGGTAGGCGAGCTCCGCCTCCCCGATCACCTCGGCCCCCCCTTCCCTTAGGGCCGAAAGCCTGGGGTGGGCGAGGGGCACCCCGGGGGCGGCCACCACCAGGGGGTAGCCCTGGGGGTCCGGGTCCTCCTGGAAGCCCAGGGCCAGGGCCTCCGCCACCTCCTCTTCCTTGGGCCGGTCGTCGTGGAAGCGGGCGGGAAGGCCCCGCGCCTTCAGGAAGCGCAAGACCCCAAGCCCGCTCCGGCCAAGCCCGTAGACCAGGATCACCCCACCACCCCCCCGAAGGCCAAGGCGGTGGCCAGGGCGGTGAGGAGGGCGAAGCGGAAGACCACCTTGGCCTCGCCCCAGCCCACAAGCTCAAAGTGGTGGTGAAGGGGGCTCATCCTAAGGAGCCTCTTCCCCGTGCGCCGGAAGTAGAGGACCTGCACCACCACGGAAAGCACCTCCAACACGGGTACGATGGCCGCTAAGGGCAAGAGCCAGAGCTTTCCCGTGAGGACGAAAAGCCCCGCCACCATGGCCCCCAGGGCCTGGCTCCCCACGTCCCCCATGAAGACCTTGGCCGGGGGGGCGTTGTGCCAGAGGAAGCCCAAAACCCCGCCCAGGAGGGCCTGGGCCAAGGGGTAGGGGTAGAAGGGGAGGAGGAGGATGGCGGCCACGGAGGCCAGGAGGCCGTCCACCCCGTCGGTGAAGTTGAAGGCGTTGGCCGCCCCCACCACCGCCAGCAGGATGAGGAGGACATCCAGGATGGGCCAGGGGGTGTAGGCCACCTGGCGCACGGCCCATAGGGCGAAGACCAGGCCCATCAGGACCTGGGCCGCAAGCTTCTCCCTAGCCTTAAGGGGCCTGCCGAAGCTCCCCGAGAGGTCGTCCAGAAGCCCGAGGAGCCCAAACCCAAGGCCGAGGAGCCAAAGCCCCCCATAGGCATCCCCCCCGAGGAGGAGGTAGGCCAGGAAGCCCGCCAGCAGGAAGGCCACCCCGCCCATGCTGGGGGTGCCCTCCTTCTTGAGGTGGGTTTGGGGCCCGTCCCGGCGCACCCGCTTGCCTAGGCCCAGGGCCTTCATCCCCGCGATCCAGAACCCGGTGAGGAGCCAGGAAAGGAGGAGGGCTAGGGCCATATCACCTCCCGGCAGTCCAGCACCCTGGGCCCCGGGGTGAGGTAGACCCGCTCCCCAAGGGCGGCCATCCTTGCGCCTTCCGCCCAGAGTTTAGCCCCGGTTTCTCGCATGAGATAAAGCCGTCCCCCCGCCAGGAAGGCCACCCCGCAGGCCGTGGCCGCCGCCTCCTCCGCGGGGGCCGGGAGGGGCACCCTTCGGCCTTCGGGGTGGAAGAGGGCCTCCTTTCCCAGGGCCACCACCCGGCCTTCCCAGGCCACCACCCGGCGGAAGTCCCCTTCCTGGAGGCGCACCCCCTCCCGGTAAAGCCTCCCTTCCCCCACCCAGAAAAGGCCTTCCTCCAACAGGGCCGCGTCCTTTGCGGGGTAGGGGAGGAGGGCCTTTTCCGTGTAGACCGCCTTCCCAAGCCCCACGACGAGCCCGGGGCGGGCCCTTAGGAAGGTGGGCACCCCGGGGAGGGGCTGGCTTTCCAGGGCCAGGCCGTCGTAGCGGAGGAGCTCGTAGGGGTAGGCGGCGTAAAGGGCCTTCTCGTCCGCGTCCAGGAAGAGGGGGGCCCCCGGCAGGACCACCTGGAACCGCCCTCCCACCAGCCCCCCTTCCGCGAACCCCCCGGGGTAGGGGAGGAGGGCCTGGGCCGTGAGGGGGGCG
Protein-coding regions in this window:
- a CDS encoding Mur ligase family protein, whose amino-acid sequence is MILVYGLGRSGLGVLRFLKARGLPARFHDDRPKEEEVAEALALGFQEDPDPQGYPLVVAAPGVPLAHPRLSALREGGAEVIGEAELAYRMSQTPIIGITGTAGKTSTTLFTAHLLRGQGLGALEGGNVDPPLVSVVDEAEVAVAELSSFQLERVVRFRPRVAVLLNLGVDHLDRHGSLQAYHGAKLNLLKNLTPEDALVYNEMDPKVREAALTSPARLYPFAPGETARETNLRAALEATRAYLELLGRSLDEGALRRSLETLPEPAHRFQTFARKGKVVFIDDSIATRTPSVAAALGAAPPPIAWILGGEDKGADLEPLRPLLPRVRVVLAIGRDGPRLARALGGVEVVEIPEKDGRAAMRRAVAEALKRLEEGSVLLAPLAASFDQFRDYRDRAQAFREAVLEMGGEPWTPSSS
- the murC gene encoding UDP-N-acetylmuramate--L-alanine ligase, whose translation is MRKFHIMGIEGVGMSALARLLLAEGHGVTGCDLAPGAKARALGVPVHRGHSPEHLGDEDTLVVPTPIPLDHPEVEGARARGLKVLRRMELLKDLLGEKPSLGVTGTHGKTTTTGMLASILLAAGLDPWVLLGGELSLLPGNARYGRGPRLAEVDESDPLFREVAVGVAVVTNLEADHVAPQGVMAPNYHPSFAALKEAMRGFLERAGVVVLPAEDPLLLGLSQGLPRRLFGRGGALWAEGVERLPLGSRFHLVYEGEDLGPVELKVPGAHNVQNALAAGLAALSFGVGPEAIREGLSRFPGVGRRFQRLGEVRGALVVDDYAHHPTEVRATLEAARGLGRRVRVLFQPHRILRTEELWEAFAEALTLADEVVVLPVYTAGERGDAEGLARRIAERLSALGREARFLGKEEALAYARAHLGPEDLWLTMGAGDVNRLGERLVHEG
- a CDS encoding UDP-N-acetylmuramate dehydrogenase, with product MRVERVLLKDYTTLGVGGPAELWTVETPEDLKKATEAPYRVLGNGSNLLVMDEGVEERVIRLSGVFAEWDLKGWVGAGALLPLLVQEAARQGLSGLEGLLGIPAQVGGAVKMNAGTRFGEMADALEAVEIFHGGRFQIYEPQELGFGYRKSHLPPGGIVTRVRLRLKERPQEEIRRRMAEVDAARKGQPKKKSAGCAFKNPPGQSAGRLIDQRGLKGLRVGDAMVSLEHGNFIVNLGGAKAQDILALVRAIQEELPLELEWEVWP
- a CDS encoding phospho-N-acetylmuramoyl-pentapeptide-transferase, which gives rise to MALALLLSWLLTGFWIAGMKALGLGKRVRRDGPQTHLKKEGTPSMGGVAFLLAGFLAYLLLGGDAYGGLWLLGLGFGLLGLLDDLSGSFGRPLKAREKLAAQVLMGLVFALWAVRQVAYTPWPILDVLLILLAVVGAANAFNFTDGVDGLLASVAAILLLPFYPYPLAQALLGGVLGFLWHNAPPAKVFMGDVGSQALGAMVAGLFVLTGKLWLLPLAAIVPVLEVLSVVVQVLYFRRTGKRLLRMSPLHHHFELVGWGEAKVVFRFALLTALATALAFGGVVG
- a CDS encoding UDP-N-acetylglucosamine--N-acetylmuramyl-(pentapeptide) pyrophosphoryl-undecaprenol N-acetylglucosamine transferase — encoded protein: MARFLLTGGGTGGHFFPALAVAEALRKRGHEVFYLGAEGGLEATLLPQSGLPHALIPAGKLDRSAFRPGEFWKLREGLRRARRVLEEVGPKAILSTGGYAGFPGGWVGAGMGIPLLLHEQNAKLGLAARALALRARGLALSLPTPLPPFLEKKARVVGYPVREVRYPQGEAKRRLGFPEDKPLLLVLGGSQGSLELNEKLPPLLKPLGLPVLHQVGPRWAERYQALEEEHYRVQGFVDVPLAMSAADLLLARAGAGTLAEAAFHRLPALLFPLDPKLDGGAQRANALAYARSGGMALGEFGRLGAQVMEMLEGKEQYQKALSALSPEGAAGRLADWLEAL
- a CDS encoding FtsW/RodA/SpoVE family cell cycle protein; its protein translation is MDPILLLTGLLLLAFGLLGVGVAEPGLLSGHLLRVGLALLVLLAGSLIPPRLLLKGAFGLLLSTLALLALVLLLGDGPGGVRRWFYLGSFGFQPSELAKVAVVAYLASFVKRKGNDYPIVGPVLLVGSTVGLILVEPDFSTALFLATLATLLLILAGVPWRRLIAIGLAGSLVVAPFAGAYLSRFQYVSERFGGFLAYLKGEASPKETAYQVLQAQKAILLAGPLGQGPGGNLPHLPEAHNDMVFASVVFAMGWLGGAMVLFLYLLLFLRGLSVALKLPGGEGVLAMGLTLYLTLQAALNIGVTLGFLPVTGMPLPLISYGGSSLLVSGLALGLLLSLEREGRKGGKAWPASS